One segment of Kogia breviceps isolate mKogBre1 chromosome 14, mKogBre1 haplotype 1, whole genome shotgun sequence DNA contains the following:
- the GHRH gene encoding somatoliberin has translation MLLWVFFLVTLTLSSGSHGSPPSQPLRMPRYADAIFTERYRKVLGQLSARKLLQDIMSRQQGERNQEQGAKVRLGRQVDSVWADQKQMALENILVTLLQEHRNSQG, from the exons ATGCTGCTCTGGGTGTTCTTCCTCGTGACCCTCACCCTCAGCagcggctcccacggctccccgCCCTCCCAGCCCCTCAG GATGCCAAGGTACGCAGACGCCATCTTCACCGAAAGGTACCGGAAGGTGCTGGGCCAGCTGTCTGCCCGCAAGCTTCTCCAGGACATCATGAGCAGGCAGCAGGG AGAAAGAAACCAGGAGCAAGGAGCAAAGGTACGGCTTGGCCGTCAGGTGGACAGCGTGTGGGCAGACCAAAAGCAGATGGCATTGGAGAACATCCTGGTGACCCTGCTGCAGGAGCACAG GAATTCCCAAGGATGA